DNA sequence from the Alkalilimnicola ehrlichii MLHE-1 genome:
TCGCCGTGGCCTTTTACCTGCCCGAGGGGGCGATCGTGGCGCGGGCGCTGGCCGTTATCGTCTTCATCCTGCTCACCGCACCGGTGGCGGCGCACGTCATCGGCCGCGCCGGCTACTTCGTCGGCGTACCACTCTGGGAGGGCACGGTGAAAGACGAACTAAAAAAGCACTACGACCCGGAGAGTCACGGCCTGGAGAGCGGGTTCGAAGGCCCTCCGGGCGAGACCGGCACTGAGCCTCGCCGCGACTGAGCCGCTGATAGATATGTGCCCAACCAACGTCAGACCTCAGCCCCCGGCCGCCGAGCAGATCCAGGCCGACGTCACCCGGGCGCTGGAGGAGGACCTTGGAACCGGCGATGTCACCGCCGAGCTGGTGCCACGAAACGCCTGGGCCCAGGGTCAGGTGATCTGCCGCGAGCAGGCGGTGCTCTGCGGCCACCACTGGTTCGACGAGGTCTTTCGCCAACTGGACGACCGGGTGGAGATCCACTGGGCCGCCGGCGAGGGCCAGCGCCTGACCCCGGACCAGCCGGTCTGCACCTTCGCCGGGCCGGCGCGGGCGCTGCTCTCCGGTGAGCGCACGGCGCTGAACTTCCTCCAGACCCTGTCCGCTACCGCCACCCAGGCCCGGCACTTCGTCGACCTCGTGGCCGGCACCCATGCCCGCATACTGGACACCCGCAAGACCCTGCCCGGCCTCCGTGCCGCGCAGAAGTACGCCACCCGCTGCGGCGGCGCCCTCAACCACCGCCAGGGACTGTACGACGCCATTCTGATCAAGGAGAACCACATCCTGGCCTGTGGCTCCATCGCCGCCGCCGTGGCCGCCGCCCGCGAGCGTGCGCCGGAGTTGCCGGTGGAAGTGGAGGTGGAGACCCTGCAGGAGCTGGAACAGGCCCTGGCCGCCGAAGCCGACACCATCATGCTCGACAACTTCAGTCTGGCCGACGTGGAGCGCGCCGTTGCCCTCACCGCGCGGCGCTCGAAGCTGGAGGCCTCCGGCAACCTGGGCGAGCAGGGACTGCGCGAGCTGGCCGGCACCGGGGTGGACTACATCTCCATCGGTGCGATCACCAAGCACGTGCGCGCCGTGGACTATTCGCTGCGTCTCAGGCTCTAGGCCCCGCCATGCGCACCCTGCTCATTGGCGTCATCTTCATCCTGCTGTTGCTCATCGCCGCCGAGTTCCTGATGGCCAACGACCGGCGCAGCGCTGCCCGCGTGCTGCGCTGGACGGCCGTGGCGGTCGCCGTGCTGCTGGCGGCCGGGCTGCTCACCTGGGTTTAGCCCACCGCCACCCGGTCTTGGAATACCCGCGCCCCTGGCTGATAATGCCCGGTTCACACCAACCCCTGGAGTCCGGACCGCCCCGTGGCGGGCCCGGCTCACCAGCAACCGGACGGAGTCCCATGGCGCAGTACATCTACACCATGAACCGGGTGAGCAAGATCGTGCCGCCCAAGAAGACCATCCTTAAGGACATCTCGCTGTCCTTCTTCCCGGGCGCCAAGATCGGCGTGCTGGGGCTCAACGGCTCCGGCAAATCCACCCTGCTGCGGATCATGGCCGGTGTGGACCAGGAGTTCGAGGGTGAGGCCCGCGCCCAGCCTGGCACCAAGATCGGCTACCTCCCGCAGGAGCCCCAGCTGGACGACAGCAAGGATGTGCGGGGCAACGTCGAGGAGGGCGTGGCCGAGATCAAGGCACTGTTGACCCGCTTCGACGAGATCTCCGCGAAGTTTGCCGAGCCGGACGCCGATTTTGAGGCACTGATGGCCGAGCAGGCCAAGCTCCAGGACCGTATCGATGCCACCGGTGCCTGGGAGCTGGAACGCAAGCTCGAACAAGCCGCCGACGCCCTCCGGCTGCCACCCTGGGAGGCGGACGTCAGCAAGCTATCCGGCGGTGAGCGCCGCCGTGTGGCGCTCTGCCGCCTGCTGCTCTCGGCCCCTGACATGCTCCTGCTGGACGAGCCCACCAACCACCTGGACGCCGAATCGGTGGCCTGGCTGGAGCGGTTCCTGGCGGAGTTCCCGGGCACCGTGGTGGCCGTCACCCACGACCGCTACTTCCTTGATAATGTCGCCGGCTGGATCCTGGAGCTGGACCGCGGCCACGGCATCCCCTGGGAGGGCAACTACAGCTCCTGGCTGGAGCAGAAGGAGAAGCGCCTGGAGCAGGAGGCCAAACAGGAGGCCGCCCACCGCCGCAGCATGAAGGCCGAGCTGGAGTGGGTGCGCAGCAACCCCAAGGGCCGCCAGGCCAAGAGCAAGGCGCGCCTGGCCCGCTTCGAGGAGCTACAGAGCCAGGAGTTCCAGAAGCGCAACGAGACCCAGGAGCTCTACATCCCGCCGGGTCCGCGCCTGGGCAACAAGGTCATCATCGCCGATGGCGTCAGCAAGGCCTTTGGCGATCAGCTGCTGTATGAGGACCTGAGCTTCAACCTGCCCCCGGGCGGCATCGTGGGCATCATCGGCCCCAATGGGGCCGGTAAGACGACGCTGTTCCGCATGATCACCGGTCAGGACGAGCCGGACAGCGGCCGCATTGAGGTCGGGGACACAGTGGAACTCGCCTACGTGGACCAGTCCCGCGACAGCCTGGATGGCAGCAAGACCGTCTGGGAAGAGATCTCCGACGGTCTGGATATCATCAAGGTGGGCAAATACGAGACCCCGTCCCGCGCCTACGTGGGCCGGTTCAACTTCAAGGGCT
Encoded proteins:
- the nadC gene encoding carboxylating nicotinate-nucleotide diphosphorylase, which codes for MCPTNVRPQPPAAEQIQADVTRALEEDLGTGDVTAELVPRNAWAQGQVICREQAVLCGHHWFDEVFRQLDDRVEIHWAAGEGQRLTPDQPVCTFAGPARALLSGERTALNFLQTLSATATQARHFVDLVAGTHARILDTRKTLPGLRAAQKYATRCGGALNHRQGLYDAILIKENHILACGSIAAAVAAARERAPELPVEVEVETLQELEQALAAEADTIMLDNFSLADVERAVALTARRSKLEASGNLGEQGLRELAGTGVDYISIGAITKHVRAVDYSLRLRL
- the ettA gene encoding energy-dependent translational throttle protein EttA is translated as MAQYIYTMNRVSKIVPPKKTILKDISLSFFPGAKIGVLGLNGSGKSTLLRIMAGVDQEFEGEARAQPGTKIGYLPQEPQLDDSKDVRGNVEEGVAEIKALLTRFDEISAKFAEPDADFEALMAEQAKLQDRIDATGAWELERKLEQAADALRLPPWEADVSKLSGGERRRVALCRLLLSAPDMLLLDEPTNHLDAESVAWLERFLAEFPGTVVAVTHDRYFLDNVAGWILELDRGHGIPWEGNYSSWLEQKEKRLEQEAKQEAAHRRSMKAELEWVRSNPKGRQAKSKARLARFEELQSQEFQKRNETQELYIPPGPRLGNKVIIADGVSKAFGDQLLYEDLSFNLPPGGIVGIIGPNGAGKTTLFRMITGQDEPDSGRIEVGDTVELAYVDQSRDSLDGSKTVWEEISDGLDIIKVGKYETPSRAYVGRFNFKGSDQQKYIGDLSGGERNRVHLAKLLRSGGNTLLLDEPTNDLDVETLRALEEALLAFPGCAMVISHDRWFLDRIATHILAFEGDSQVTWFEGNYQEYEADRKKRLGDEALNPHRIKYRRLGT
- the mnhG gene encoding monovalent cation/H(+) antiporter subunit G, with amino-acid sequence MTEFLSTLSTLLVALLLLAGGGFMILAAVGILRLPDLPTRMHASTKAGALGASLTMLAVAFYLPEGAIVARALAVIVFILLTAPVAAHVIGRAGYFVGVPLWEGTVKDELKKHYDPESHGLESGFEGPPGETGTEPRRD